Proteins from a genomic interval of Trifolium pratense cultivar HEN17-A07 linkage group LG6, ARS_RC_1.1, whole genome shotgun sequence:
- the LOC123888908 gene encoding CBL-interacting serine/threonine-protein kinase 14-like translates to MAENTQIQTQNESKRVVLFGKYEIGRLLGVGASAKVYHATNVENGKSVAVKVISKKKLINGEFAANIEREISILRRLHHPNIIDLFEVLASKSKIYFIVEFAAAGELFEEVAGKEKLTEGHARRYFRQLISAVKHCHSRGVFHRDLKLDNLLLDENDNLKVTDFGLSAVKNQIRPDGLLHTVCGTPSYVAPEILAKKGYDGAKADVWSCGVVLFALTTGYLPFNDYNITVLYRKIYRGQFRLPKEISCDLKNLLSRLLETNPKTRITVDEILEDPWFNLGGFKLDRVLVKSELEGENRIGFKPMNAFDLISFSTGLDMSGMFEENDGSVLIERVVSAEVPARILERVVEMVKGTKVVVKRMENCGGAKLEGQEGNLIALVVVYRLTDELVVVEMKKRGKGEEYGAQLWKNKLKPFLVELAKKQEVPVSR, encoded by the coding sequence ATGGCAGAAAACACGCAAATTCAAACACAAAACGAGTCAAAACGCGTCGTTTTGTTCGGTAAATACGAAATTGGAAGATTATTGGGCGTTGGTGCATCCGCGAAGGTGTATCACGCGACAAACGTTGAAAACGGGAAGAGCGTGGCGGTGAAAGTCATAAGCAAGAAAAAACTCATCAATGGAGAATTCGCCGCCAACATTGAACGCGAGATCTCAATTCTCCGCCGTCTCCACCACCCTAACATCATTGACCTGTTTGAAGTTCTCGCATCGAAGTCCAAAATTTACTTCATCGTTGAATTCGCCGCCGCCGGCGAACTCTTCGAAGAAGTAGCAGGCAAAGAAAAGCTTACTGAAGGCCACGCTAGAAGATACTTCCGGCAACTCATCTCCGCCGTGAAACACTGTCACTCTCGCGGCGTTTTCCACCGCGATCTTAAACTCGATAATCTTTTACTCGACGAGAATGATAATCTCAAAGTAACGGATTTCGGTTTAAGCGCCGTTAAAAACCAGATCCGACCCGACGGTTTACTTCACACCGTTTGTGGTACACCGTCCTACGTGGCACCGGAGATACTCGCGAAGAAAGGCTACGATGGTGCGAAAGCTGATGTATGGTCATGCGGCGTCGTTTTGTTTGCTCTTACTACAGGGTATTTACCGTTTAATGATTATAATATTACCGTGCTTTATAGAAAAATTTACCGCGGTCAATTTCGTTTACCGAAAGAGATATCTTGTGATCTGAAGAATCTCTTATCACGTTTGTTGGAAACGAATCCTAAGACAAGGATAACCGTTGATGAGATTCTTGAAGACCCGTGGTTCAACTTGGGTGGATTTAAGTTGGACCGGGTTTTAGTTAAGTCTGAGCTGGAGGGGGAGAATCGAATCGGATTTAAACCAATGAACGCATTTGACTTGATATCTTTTTCAACTGGGTTGGATATGTCGGGTATGTTTGAGGAAAATGACGGGTCAGTTTTAATTGAACGGGTTGTTTCGGCGGAGGTGCCGGCAAGGATTTTGGAGAGGGTGGTGGAAATGGTGAAGGGGACAAAAGTAGTGGTGAAAAGAATGGAGAATTGTGGTGGAGCAAAGTTGGAAGGGCAAGAAGGTAATTTGATTGCTCTTGTTGTGGTTTACCGGTTAACGGATGAGTTAGTTGTAGTTGAAATGAAGAAGCGTGGAAAAGGGGAGGAATATGGCGCGCAATTgtggaaaaataaattgaaacctTTTCTTGTTGAGTTGGCTAAGAAACAGGAAGTGCCGGTTTCTCGGTGA